One Halorarum halophilum DNA window includes the following coding sequences:
- a CDS encoding DUF7548 family protein produces MRRRGGAIISFIASLLLLAVLGWAYVPQSVRNINVYYTSGVVSPFAAGILALGVIVVLVATSRDHLSPDLGAGLVLSISLGILTIVLVWVLTGRVDVFLAPGWAFPAQRWILVGVSVLLVVGAGWYAWALGLFSRSR; encoded by the coding sequence GTGAGACGCAGAGGCGGAGCCATCATCAGCTTCATCGCAAGCCTGCTCCTCCTCGCCGTACTTGGGTGGGCGTACGTTCCCCAGTCAGTTCGAAACATCAACGTGTACTACACGTCGGGGGTGGTCAGTCCCTTTGCCGCCGGAATCCTCGCTCTGGGAGTCATCGTCGTGCTCGTTGCGACAAGTCGGGATCACCTGTCACCGGATCTGGGCGCGGGGCTCGTACTCAGCATCAGCCTCGGCATCCTCACCATCGTATTAGTGTGGGTCCTTACCGGCCGTGTCGACGTGTTCCTGGCACCGGGCTGGGCGTTTCCGGCACAGCGATGGATTCTCGTCGGCGTCTCCGTGCTGCTCGTCGTCGGCGCTGGTTGGTACGCCTGGGCGCTCGGCCTGTTCTCCCGGTCTCGATGA
- the chrA gene encoding chromate efflux transporter, translating into MEDEVGESKDELTSIGSTSSPSLREATWTWGRVAAASFGGPAGQIAVMFRLLVEERGWVSERRFLHALNYTMLLPGPEAQQLAVYLGWLLHRTKGGFIAGWMFVLPGFVSILALSVLYVTYRELTVVTGLLFGLKAAVLVIVLAAVISLGRQVFENRAMVALAVAAFLGMYVFNIPFPIIIVAAGIIGYLGYRWAPDVFTVMTGHDSDTADAVISDVPESVSRPSRRQALRTLTIWLIVWFLPLLALVLVLGRDHVFVQEGLFFSLVSVVSFGGAYAALAYVAQEAVLTYEWLLPDEMLDGLGFAGTTPGPLIQVVQFVGFMGAYRNPGSLDPLVAGVIGSLVVTWVTFVPSFLWIFVGAPYIEYLRGRTSLTAALSAITAAVVGVIVNLGLWFAVNTLFESVYVFEGYGVRVLLPVVTSLNVAALGITLLAGVLLLRFNQSILRTIGAGIVTGVVYQVLLV; encoded by the coding sequence ATGGAAGATGAGGTCGGAGAGTCAAAAGACGAGTTAACTTCTATCGGTTCTACGTCTTCTCCGTCACTGCGCGAGGCCACATGGACTTGGGGTCGGGTTGCCGCTGCCAGTTTCGGTGGCCCCGCTGGCCAGATCGCGGTGATGTTCCGACTCCTCGTCGAAGAACGCGGGTGGGTCAGCGAACGTCGGTTCCTGCATGCGCTCAACTACACGATGCTGCTGCCTGGACCGGAGGCACAGCAACTGGCCGTCTATCTCGGGTGGCTACTCCACAGGACAAAGGGTGGGTTTATCGCCGGCTGGATGTTCGTTCTTCCGGGGTTCGTGTCGATTCTCGCGCTGAGCGTCCTCTACGTGACGTACCGTGAACTCACGGTCGTTACTGGATTACTGTTTGGGCTCAAGGCAGCTGTCCTCGTGATCGTGTTAGCTGCCGTCATCAGTTTAGGTCGGCAGGTATTCGAAAACCGCGCGATGGTCGCGCTCGCGGTCGCAGCCTTCCTCGGAATGTACGTCTTCAACATCCCATTCCCGATCATTATCGTCGCCGCTGGCATCATCGGGTATCTGGGCTATCGGTGGGCACCCGATGTATTCACCGTGATGACCGGACACGATTCGGACACAGCCGATGCCGTCATCTCCGACGTTCCCGAATCCGTCAGTAGGCCCTCGAGACGACAGGCTCTGCGAACCCTTACAATATGGCTCATCGTCTGGTTCCTGCCGCTACTCGCGCTTGTGCTGGTTCTCGGCCGCGACCATGTCTTCGTACAAGAAGGGCTGTTCTTCAGTCTCGTCTCGGTTGTTTCCTTCGGCGGAGCGTACGCTGCGCTCGCCTACGTCGCGCAGGAAGCAGTCCTCACCTACGAGTGGTTACTCCCCGATGAGATGCTCGATGGTCTCGGATTTGCGGGCACGACTCCTGGTCCGCTCATCCAGGTCGTCCAGTTCGTTGGCTTCATGGGTGCGTATCGGAATCCGGGGTCCCTTGATCCGCTGGTTGCCGGTGTCATCGGATCGCTCGTCGTAACTTGGGTCACGTTCGTGCCGAGTTTTCTGTGGATTTTCGTCGGCGCACCTTATATCGAATATCTTCGCGGCCGGACGTCGTTGACCGCGGCGCTGTCCGCGATCACCGCCGCAGTCGTCGGTGTCATCGTGAACCTCGGTCTCTGGTTTGCAGTGAACACCCTATTTGAATCTGTCTACGTCTTCGAGGGTTACGGAGTACGGGTTCTCCTTCCGGTCGTCACTTCGCTTAACGTAGCTGCCCTGGGAATCACACTCCTCGCTGGCGTCCTGCTCTTGAGATTCAACCAAAGTATCCTCCGGACGATTGGTGCCGGGATCGTCACTGGTGTAGTCTACCAAGTTTTATTGGTCTGA